In Lachnospiraceae bacterium, one DNA window encodes the following:
- a CDS encoding sulfatase-like hydrolase/transferase translates to MKKQIILLMTDTTRKDMVGCYGNKKMITPNLDALAQEGIRYENAYTCQPVCGPARSAIFTGTFPHTNGMVTNGVPLGANVKTIGQRLTDNGIKCGYIGKWHLDGGDYFGLGCCPAGWDVDYWYDMRCYLNELNEEQRRRSRQPEESYQPDFSEGFTYAHRCSDRAIKFLEQYKEEDFFLTVSYDEPHGPSLCPAPYNTMYKDFKFESSAKFTDTLDNKPLMQRLWAGDRLTEDESQINQSSDGLALFLGCNSYVDYEIGRVLNVIKEKLPNAMIIYTSDHGDMLGAHRLFSKNAAIYEEVVNIPLIIKGGERGKVVTAPASHIDIAPTVMEYFELPIPKLLEGKSMLPQIYDTTLKINSEVYTEFTRYEIDHDGFGGLQIMRGVISENYKLAVNLLDKDEFYDLKKDPDEMVNEIDNPEYLEIICKYHKKLVTHMNDTRDLYRGYQWSLRDWNKGYIPRWDNEGFTRQRENEEYEPRQLDYDTGLPMKKAVRSKYLYEMGENNDKGKV, encoded by the coding sequence TTGAAAAAACAGATTATTCTATTGATGACGGATACAACCAGAAAAGATATGGTGGGGTGTTATGGTAATAAAAAAATGATCACCCCCAATTTGGATGCGTTGGCACAAGAGGGAATCCGATATGAAAATGCGTATACTTGTCAACCTGTTTGTGGTCCGGCGCGAAGTGCAATTTTTACAGGTACATTTCCTCATACAAATGGCATGGTTACGAATGGGGTTCCACTGGGGGCAAATGTAAAAACGATTGGTCAGCGGTTAACAGATAACGGAATCAAATGTGGATATATAGGAAAATGGCATCTAGATGGTGGAGATTATTTTGGTTTAGGCTGTTGCCCAGCAGGATGGGATGTAGATTATTGGTATGATATGAGATGCTATCTAAATGAACTGAATGAAGAGCAACGTAGACGTTCCAGACAGCCAGAGGAATCTTATCAGCCAGATTTTTCTGAAGGTTTTACATATGCCCATAGATGCTCGGATCGAGCAATTAAATTTTTAGAGCAATATAAAGAGGAAGATTTTTTTCTTACGGTATCATATGACGAACCACATGGGCCATCGCTATGTCCGGCACCGTACAATACCATGTACAAGGACTTTAAATTTGAATCTTCTGCTAAATTTACGGATACCTTGGATAATAAGCCATTAATGCAGCGACTTTGGGCAGGGGACAGACTGACAGAGGACGAAAGTCAGATTAATCAGAGTTCTGATGGCTTGGCATTGTTTTTAGGATGCAACAGTTATGTGGATTATGAAATAGGAAGAGTTCTGAATGTGATTAAGGAAAAGCTGCCTAATGCCATGATTATTTATACCTCCGACCATGGGGATATGTTGGGAGCTCACAGATTGTTTTCTAAAAACGCAGCCATTTATGAAGAAGTTGTTAATATTCCGCTGATCATTAAAGGGGGGGAAAGGGGAAAGGTAGTTACAGCACCGGCATCTCATATTGATATTGCGCCGACAGTCATGGAGTATTTTGAACTGCCAATTCCGAAGCTGCTGGAAGGAAAGAGCATGCTTCCACAAATATACGATACAACATTAAAAATAAACAGCGAAGTCTATACAGAATTTACCAGATATGAGATAGACCACGATGGATTTGGAGGGCTTCAAATCATGAGGGGTGTTATTTCAGAAAACTATAAATTGGCAGTTAATTTACTTGATAAAGATGAATTTTACGATTTAAAAAAAGATCCTGATGAAATGGTAAATGAAATTGATAATCCGGAATACCTGGAAATTATCTGCAAATATCATAAAAAACTGGTTACACATATGAATGATACAAGAGATCTGTATCGAGGTTATCAGTGGTCACTTAGAGATTGGAATAAAGGATACATTCCAAGGTGGGATAATGAAGGGTTTACGCGACAGCGGGAAAATGAAGAATACGAACCACGTCAGCTTGACTATGATACAGGATTACCTATGAAAAAAGCAGTCAGAAGCAAGTATCTATATGAAATGGGGGAGAATAATGACAAAGGTAAAGTCTGA
- a CDS encoding AraC family transcriptional regulator — protein sequence MINISGHYREERKITGYCDNDVPLMVNCCGKQIFQTQDYFCNRKDGRLDYQIIYIHRGNGHFYINNEWTTLSAGNIVLYRPGIPQFYSYYANEKPEVYWIHFTGNQCEDILNTYDIKTCYIGERLYLKLLFQEIITELQLKKVSYQDIVLHNFYIILCSIHRSFSSLSKPFDNDFSFDRLLLELNSKYANKWSVSSMANYCKLSESYFSHMFKERMGLSPMQYLNNQRMEKAKDFLLSNTMTISNIAHLVGFDDPLYFSRVFKKYTGVSPQMYYLNTCNFNTPEWFLSNTSNR from the coding sequence ATGATAAATATTAGCGGGCATTATAGAGAAGAGAGGAAAATAACAGGCTATTGTGATAACGATGTTCCTCTAATGGTAAATTGCTGTGGAAAACAGATCTTTCAAACGCAAGATTATTTCTGCAATCGTAAAGACGGTAGACTAGATTATCAAATCATCTATATCCATCGTGGAAACGGACATTTTTATATAAACAATGAATGGACTACATTATCTGCCGGAAACATTGTTTTATATCGTCCTGGAATACCACAATTTTACTCTTATTATGCAAATGAAAAACCCGAAGTCTATTGGATACATTTCACCGGCAATCAATGCGAGGATATTCTAAACACATACGATATCAAAACCTGTTATATTGGTGAAAGATTATATTTAAAATTGCTCTTTCAAGAAATTATCACTGAATTGCAACTTAAAAAAGTGTCATATCAAGACATTGTATTACATAATTTTTATATTATTCTGTGTTCTATCCACAGGTCATTTAGTAGTCTTTCAAAACCTTTTGATAATGATTTTTCATTTGACAGACTATTACTCGAGTTAAACTCAAAATATGCAAACAAATGGTCTGTTTCTTCTATGGCCAATTACTGCAAACTAAGTGAAAGCTATTTTTCTCATATGTTTAAAGAACGTATGGGATTATCTCCTATGCAATATTTAAATAACCAACGAATGGAAAAGGCCAAAGATTTTCTATTATCAAATACCATGACTATTTCAAATATTGCACATCTGGTGGGATTCGATGATCCCTTATATTTCAGCCGCGTTTTTAAAAAATATACAGGAGTATCTCCACAAATGTATTACCTTAATACTTGCAACTTCAATACACCCGAGTGGTTTCTCAGCAATACTTCAAACCGCTGA
- a CDS encoding sodium:solute symporter: protein MQGFTYIDLIILVVYLAAVLFAGLHFAKKEMKGKEYFKGDGTVPWWVTSVSIFATLLSPISFLSLAGNSYAGTWIMWFAQLGMLLAIPLTIKFFLPVYSKLDIDTAYHYLELRFGSKGLRVLGAVMFIIYQIGRMSIIMYLPCMVLGSLTGISVNLLIIIMGVIAIIYSYTGGLKSVLWTDFIQGSVLLIGVTFALVFLIAHIDGGMGAIFQAFSLEHKFLAVDQPIFNPNIFKDSVFILIVGAGFNTMGSYVSSQDIVQRFTTTTDTKKLNKMMLTNGALSIFIATVFYLIGTGLFVFYKQNALPPAAAQDQIFASYIAFELPVGVTGLLLAAIYAAAQSTLSTGLNSVASSWALDIQSNLSKEELGFEKETKIGQRVSLAVGIFSIVVAMVLANGGVKSAYEWFNGFMGLVLGILIGTFILGAFTKVANTFGATAAFIAASAVMVYIKYFVPAGQVTIWSYSIISIAVSLVVGIPASIIWRNIKGDKSEPAPNTTIYKN from the coding sequence ATGCAGGGATTTACTTATATCGATCTCATCATTTTGGTCGTGTATCTGGCAGCTGTATTGTTTGCGGGTCTTCATTTTGCCAAAAAGGAAATGAAGGGGAAAGAATATTTTAAAGGAGATGGAACCGTTCCGTGGTGGGTTACATCGGTATCTATCTTCGCAACATTGCTGAGCCCGATTTCATTTTTATCATTAGCAGGTAACTCTTATGCAGGTACCTGGATCATGTGGTTTGCACAGCTTGGTATGCTGCTTGCAATTCCACTTACAATTAAGTTTTTCCTTCCAGTTTACAGCAAACTGGATATTGATACAGCATATCATTATCTGGAATTGCGGTTTGGCAGCAAAGGGCTTCGTGTTCTGGGAGCAGTGATGTTTATCATTTACCAGATTGGCCGTATGTCTATTATTATGTATCTTCCATGTATGGTACTTGGAAGTCTGACTGGTATCAGCGTAAATCTCCTGATTATTATCATGGGCGTGATTGCAATCATCTACTCTTATACGGGTGGATTGAAATCTGTTCTTTGGACAGACTTTATTCAAGGTTCGGTTCTTTTGATTGGTGTAACATTTGCTCTGGTGTTCTTAATTGCACATATTGATGGTGGAATGGGAGCTATTTTCCAGGCATTTTCACTGGAACACAAATTCCTTGCTGTTGATCAGCCGATTTTTAATCCAAATATTTTTAAAGACAGCGTATTCATTTTGATTGTTGGTGCTGGTTTTAATACAATGGGATCTTATGTATCCAGCCAGGATATTGTGCAGCGTTTTACAACAACTACAGATACGAAGAAATTAAATAAAATGATGCTGACAAATGGTGCTTTATCCATTTTTATTGCAACTGTATTTTATTTGATCGGAACAGGTTTATTTGTATTTTACAAGCAGAATGCACTGCCGCCGGCAGCTGCACAGGACCAGATTTTCGCTTCTTATATTGCATTTGAACTGCCGGTTGGTGTGACTGGACTTTTGTTAGCAGCGATTTATGCAGCTGCGCAGTCAACTCTTTCTACAGGTCTTAATTCGGTTGCTTCCAGCTGGGCGCTGGATATTCAATCTAACCTTTCTAAAGAAGAACTTGGATTTGAGAAGGAAACAAAAATTGGTCAGAGAGTTTCTCTTGCTGTTGGTATTTTCTCCATCGTTGTTGCCATGGTGCTTGCAAATGGAGGTGTGAAATCCGCATACGAGTGGTTCAATGGTTTTATGGGCCTGGTACTCGGAATTCTTATCGGAACCTTTATTCTTGGAGCATTTACCAAAGTGGCTAACACATTTGGTGCAACTGCTGCATTTATTGCAGCATCAGCAGTGATGGTATATATTAAATATTTTGTTCCTGCTGGACAGGTAACGATTTGGAGCTATTCCATTATCTCAATTGCAGTTTCACTGGTAGTTGGAATTCCGGCAAGCATCATCTGGAGAAATATAAAAGGTGATAAATCAGAGCCGGCACCGAACACAACGATTTATAAAAACTAA
- a CDS encoding dihydrodipicolinate synthase family protein: MRNLEKYKGVIPAFYACYDKEGNVSPEGVQALTRYFVEKGVKGVYVNGSSGECIYQSVEDRKIILENVMKAAEGKLTVIAHVACNNTKDSQELAKHAESLGVDAIAAIPPIYFHLPEYAIAKYWNDISAAAPHTDFVIYNIPQLAGVALTQNLFAEMRKNPNVIGVKNSSMPVQDIQMFKQAAGPDYIIFNGPDEQFMSGRVIGAEGAIGGTYGAMPELYLKLDEYVKAGEMEKAREIQYACDAIIYKMCSAHGNMYAVIKAILKINEGLELGGVREPLPALVEADMDIVKEAAQMICDAKKKYL; the protein is encoded by the coding sequence ATGAGAAATCTTGAAAAGTACAAAGGAGTCATTCCTGCATTTTATGCATGTTATGACAAAGAGGGAAATGTAAGCCCAGAAGGAGTGCAGGCACTGACAAGATACTTTGTAGAGAAAGGTGTAAAGGGAGTTTATGTAAATGGTTCTTCAGGAGAGTGCATTTATCAGAGCGTCGAGGATCGTAAGATCATTCTGGAAAATGTTATGAAGGCCGCAGAGGGTAAGCTTACTGTTATTGCGCATGTTGCATGCAATAATACAAAAGACAGCCAGGAATTGGCAAAGCATGCTGAGAGCTTAGGAGTAGATGCAATTGCAGCAATTCCTCCGATCTATTTCCACTTACCAGAATATGCTATTGCAAAGTACTGGAACGATATCAGTGCTGCAGCACCGCATACTGATTTTGTAATCTATAACATTCCGCAGCTTGCCGGTGTTGCTTTAACACAGAATCTTTTTGCAGAGATGAGAAAAAATCCGAATGTGATCGGTGTGAAAAACTCATCCATGCCAGTTCAGGATATTCAGATGTTCAAACAGGCAGCTGGCCCAGACTACATTATCTTTAATGGCCCGGATGAACAGTTTATGAGTGGCCGCGTGATTGGAGCGGAAGGCGCTATTGGAGGAACCTATGGAGCTATGCCGGAACTGTATCTGAAACTGGATGAATATGTAAAAGCCGGAGAAATGGAAAAAGCAAGAGAGATTCAGTATGCCTGCGATGCAATCATTTACAAAATGTGCTCCGCTCATGGAAATATGTATGCAGTCATTAAGGCAATTCTCAAAATCAATGAGGGCCTTGAACTTGGCGGAGTAAGAGAACCTCTTCCGGCATTAGTCGAAGCAGATATGGACATTGTAAAAGAAGCAGCACAGATGATATGCGACGCAAAGAAAAAATATTTATAA
- the nagB gene encoding glucosamine-6-phosphate deaminase, producing the protein MVIYKAKNYQDMSRKAANIISAQIIMKPDCVLGLATGSSPVGTYKQLIEWYNKGDLDFSKVTSINLDEYKGLSPENDQSYRYFMNYNLFNHVNIDKSRTFVPDGLESDSQKACDTYNEIIRQQGGIDLQLLGLGHNGHIGFNEPGAAFEKETHCVDLTESTIEANKRFFASEDDVPRQAYTMGIKNIMQAKKILVVVSGEDKADILKEVLYGAITPQVPASILQLHNDVTIVADEAALSKIK; encoded by the coding sequence ATGGTTATCTATAAGGCAAAGAATTACCAGGACATGAGCAGAAAAGCTGCAAATATTATTTCCGCACAGATTATTATGAAACCGGACTGTGTACTCGGATTAGCAACCGGTTCCTCTCCAGTCGGCACTTATAAACAGCTGATTGAATGGTATAACAAAGGAGATCTGGACTTTTCCAAGGTAACAAGCATTAATCTGGACGAATACAAAGGATTAAGCCCGGAAAATGACCAGAGCTATCGTTACTTTATGAACTACAACCTATTCAATCATGTAAACATCGATAAGTCCCGTACCTTTGTTCCGGACGGACTGGAAAGTGATTCCCAAAAGGCATGTGATACTTATAACGAGATCATCCGGCAGCAGGGTGGCATCGATCTGCAGCTTCTGGGCCTTGGTCACAACGGCCATATCGGTTTCAATGAGCCGGGTGCTGCATTTGAAAAGGAAACCCACTGTGTGGATCTGACCGAAAGCACCATCGAGGCAAATAAGCGCTTCTTCGCTTCAGAAGATGATGTCCCGAGACAGGCTTACACCATGGGTATTAAGAACATCATGCAGGCCAAAAAGATCCTGGTTGTCGTAAGCGGAGAGGATAAGGCAGATATTTTAAAAGAGGTCCTCTATGGTGCCATCACACCTCAAGTTCCTGCATCCATCTTACAGCTTCATAACGATGTGACCATCGTTGCAGATGAGGCAGCTCTTAGTAAAATTAAGTAA
- a CDS encoding YhcH/YjgK/YiaL family protein, with protein MIFGNMDHVEEFPYLEKGIKECFEYAKTHDLASFEKGSHEIDGDRLFVNIVEYTTTTPEERFWEAHKKYLDVHVMLRGTEQIDLNFIQNMKLNEFVEKDDFLPMDGNKNSSVVLTDGDFLICYPNDGHRTAVQAGDKPETIKKAIFKVRI; from the coding sequence ATGATTTTTGGAAATATGGATCACGTAGAAGAATTTCCGTATCTTGAAAAGGGAATAAAAGAGTGCTTTGAATATGCAAAGACTCATGATCTTGCTTCTTTTGAAAAAGGAAGTCACGAGATTGATGGAGATCGCCTTTTTGTGAATATTGTGGAGTACACAACCACAACTCCGGAAGAAAGATTCTGGGAAGCACATAAAAAATATCTGGATGTCCATGTGATGCTTCGTGGAACTGAGCAGATTGATCTGAATTTCATTCAGAATATGAAATTGAATGAATTTGTAGAAAAAGATGATTTCCTTCCAATGGATGGAAATAAGAATTCTTCCGTAGTATTAACAGACGGTGATTTTTTGATCTGTTATCCAAATGATGGACACCGGACCGCGGTTCAGGCAGGCGATAAACCGGAGACAATCAAAAAAGCAATTTTTAAAGTGAGAATTTAA
- a CDS encoding MurR/RpiR family transcriptional regulator, with product MEYYVKSVVPIIESNYDKFTPVEKQIANFFIHNQKKMDFSIKHISELLFTSKATLVRFAQKCGYHGYKEFIYQYEETLIEKPEKITDNTRMVLNAYQELLNKAYSLVDEIQIGRIMGYLNKADRVLVCGLGSSGLSAREMEIRFMRIGVNVDSLLDPDMMRMSSVFQNKNSLVIGFSLSGEREEVLYLLRESNRKGAKTILFTENNKSEFDEYCSEVVLLPSLKHLNHGNVISPQFPILVMLDIIYGYYVEQNKYIREGMHDSTLRALEEGEKRRKELY from the coding sequence ATGGAATATTATGTGAAATCAGTTGTCCCGATTATTGAATCGAACTATGACAAGTTTACACCTGTTGAAAAACAAATTGCTAATTTTTTTATTCATAATCAGAAAAAAATGGATTTTTCAATAAAACATATTTCGGAACTGCTGTTTACATCAAAGGCGACACTGGTTCGTTTTGCGCAAAAATGTGGGTATCATGGATATAAAGAATTTATTTATCAATATGAAGAAACTTTAATTGAAAAACCAGAAAAGATTACTGATAACACTCGCATGGTATTGAATGCATATCAGGAACTACTGAATAAAGCGTATAGTCTTGTAGATGAAATACAGATTGGAAGAATCATGGGATATCTCAATAAGGCAGACCGAGTTTTGGTTTGTGGTTTGGGGAGCTCAGGGCTCTCGGCAAGAGAGATGGAAATACGTTTTATGAGAATTGGTGTTAATGTAGATTCGCTGCTGGATCCAGATATGATGCGCATGTCATCTGTGTTTCAGAATAAAAATAGCCTTGTGATAGGATTCAGCCTTAGTGGTGAGCGAGAGGAAGTCCTTTATTTACTTAGAGAGTCTAATCGTAAGGGAGCAAAAACAATTCTTTTTACAGAAAACAACAAATCTGAATTTGATGAATATTGTTCAGAAGTAGTGTTGCTGCCGTCATTAAAACATTTGAACCATGGCAATGTGATTTCACCACAATTTCCTATATTGGTCATGCTGGATATTATTTATGGCTATTATGTAGAACAAAATAAATATATCCGAGAGGGTATGCATGATAGTACTCTTCGTGCACTGGAAGAGGGAGAAAAAAGACGTAAGGAATTATATTAG
- a CDS encoding sugar ABC transporter permease: MTKVKSEIRLETRNIRFKRQLKLNAWCWLFMSLAVGFYVLFQGYPIICSIQYSLLDWSGMTSNATFVGLQNYKELMHDDLFWNAFINSFKYMVMIVPLELAVSLFLAYLLNDEKMKGRGLYRTMYFVPVVTTASVVGIIMIFILGVQGPVNHLLISLHILKNPINFLGNAKYALPTLVIISLWKDCGTYMIYWLAGLQGVSQDVYEAATIDGANRSQTFLHIVLPLIAPTGGIIAILCAINSLKVFDIVKTMTEGGPYYATDVIATYVYRTAFSSEVGMPRLGYASAAALFFGGAVIIVGLLLNVIKGHLQKKAQ, from the coding sequence ATGACAAAGGTAAAGTCTGAAATAAGATTGGAAACGAGGAATATTCGATTTAAACGACAATTAAAATTAAATGCCTGGTGTTGGTTGTTCATGTCATTAGCAGTTGGCTTTTATGTTTTGTTTCAAGGATATCCTATTATATGCAGCATTCAATACTCTTTGTTAGATTGGTCAGGCATGACATCTAATGCGACTTTTGTCGGTTTGCAAAATTATAAAGAACTGATGCATGATGACTTATTCTGGAATGCCTTTATAAACAGTTTTAAATATATGGTGATGATAGTTCCTTTGGAACTGGCGGTATCTTTGTTTCTTGCATATCTTTTAAATGATGAAAAAATGAAAGGCCGTGGATTATATCGTACAATGTATTTTGTCCCTGTAGTCACGACAGCCTCTGTAGTAGGAATTATCATGATATTTATTTTGGGAGTACAAGGACCAGTAAATCATCTTTTGATTTCCTTGCACATTCTGAAAAATCCAATAAATTTTCTTGGAAATGCAAAGTATGCGTTGCCTACGTTAGTGATTATTTCTCTTTGGAAGGACTGTGGTACCTATATGATCTATTGGTTGGCAGGATTGCAGGGAGTTTCCCAGGATGTATATGAAGCTGCGACTATTGACGGTGCAAACAGAAGTCAGACATTTTTACATATCGTATTGCCTCTGATCGCACCAACAGGAGGAATCATTGCAATCCTGTGTGCTATTAATTCATTAAAAGTGTTTGACATTGTTAAGACAATGACAGAGGGCGGACCTTATTATGCAACTGATGTGATTGCGACTTACGTCTACAGAACGGCGTTTTCAAGTGAGGTTGGAATGCCCAGACTTGGTTATGCAAGCGCAGCGGCTTTGTTTTTTGGAGGCGCAGTTATAATAGTCGGATTGCTTCTAAATGTTATTAAAGGCCATCTGCAAAAGAAGGCACAATAG
- a CDS encoding N-acetylmannosamine-6-phosphate 2-epimerase, which yields MNQKVENLKGKLIVSCQALPDEPLHSSFIMGRMALAAKVGGASGIRANTKEDIKEIQSQVDLPIIGIVKRDYADSEIYITPTMKEVEELMEVKPEIIAMDATISKRPGNKSLDEFFHEVKEKYPNQLWMADCSTVEEALHADELGFDFIGTTMVGYTKQSKGDKIEANDFEILRKIVDKAKHRVIAEGNINTPEKARRVIELGAYSVVVGSIITRPQLITKSFVEGMER from the coding sequence ATGAATCAAAAAGTAGAAAACTTGAAAGGAAAATTGATTGTATCATGTCAGGCGTTACCAGATGAACCGTTACATTCATCTTTTATTATGGGAAGAATGGCACTGGCGGCAAAAGTCGGCGGCGCAAGCGGAATCCGGGCGAATACGAAAGAAGATATTAAAGAAATTCAGTCTCAGGTGGATCTCCCAATTATCGGAATTGTAAAAAGAGATTATGCGGACAGCGAAATTTATATTACTCCGACAATGAAAGAGGTAGAAGAGCTGATGGAGGTCAAACCGGAAATTATTGCTATGGATGCAACGATTTCAAAAAGACCTGGAAATAAGAGTTTGGATGAATTTTTCCATGAAGTAAAGGAAAAATATCCGAATCAGCTTTGGATGGCCGATTGCTCGACTGTAGAAGAAGCCCTCCACGCTGATGAGTTAGGATTCGATTTTATTGGAACAACAATGGTTGGATACACTAAGCAGAGCAAGGGTGACAAGATCGAGGCAAATGATTTTGAAATTCTTAGAAAAATTGTAGATAAGGCAAAACACAGAGTGATTGCTGAGGGAAATATCAATACTCCTGAAAAAGCAAGACGTGTGATAGAACTTGGTGCTTACAGTGTGGTTGTTGGCTCTATCATTACAAGGCCTCAGCTGATTACAAAATCATTTGTTGAGGGTATGGAACGTTAA
- a CDS encoding ROK family protein — MKRYISIDIGGTAIKYGIIGEDAKIMLKKSMPTEAGKGGPAILDKVIGIVNEMLVSHSEIAGICISTAGMVDTETGSIFYSAPLIPNYAGTQFKKILEEKFQIPCEVENDVNCAGLAEYRNGAAKGSKVALVLTIGTGIGGCILLEGKVFHGFSNSACEVGYMHMDDSDFQTLGAASILTKKVAERKNEIEDKWDGYHIFEEAKKGDQICIQAIEEMTDTLGKGIANICYVLNPEIVVLGGGIMAQETFLKDRIKGAVKKYLVSSIEKHTKITFAENQNDAGMLGAFYHFCGMHLKE; from the coding sequence ATGAAAAGGTATATAAGTATTGATATCGGTGGAACTGCTATCAAATATGGAATTATTGGTGAAGATGCTAAGATTATGCTGAAAAAATCCATGCCGACAGAGGCTGGGAAAGGTGGACCGGCTATTCTTGATAAGGTCATCGGCATTGTTAACGAAATGCTTGTGTCGCACTCAGAAATTGCAGGAATATGCATATCTACTGCTGGAATGGTAGATACAGAGACTGGTTCTATATTCTATTCTGCACCGTTGATTCCAAACTATGCTGGTACACAATTCAAAAAAATATTGGAAGAAAAGTTTCAGATCCCATGTGAAGTTGAAAATGATGTAAATTGTGCTGGCCTTGCAGAATATAGAAATGGTGCTGCTAAAGGAAGTAAAGTTGCATTAGTTTTAACCATTGGAACTGGAATTGGTGGATGCATTCTGCTAGAAGGAAAAGTATTTCATGGTTTCAGCAACAGTGCATGTGAGGTTGGATATATGCACATGGATGATAGCGATTTTCAGACATTAGGAGCGGCAAGCATTTTAACAAAAAAAGTTGCTGAAAGAAAAAATGAAATAGAAGATAAATGGGACGGCTACCATATTTTTGAAGAGGCAAAAAAGGGAGATCAGATTTGCATACAGGCAATTGAAGAGATGACGGATACGCTCGGAAAAGGCATTGCAAATATCTGTTATGTGCTAAATCCAGAAATTGTTGTTTTAGGTGGAGGAATTATGGCGCAGGAAACCTTTTTAAAAGATCGAATTAAAGGTGCCGTGAAAAAATATCTTGTATCCAGCATTGAGAAGCATACAAAAATTACATTTGCAGAAAATCAGAATGATGCTGGGATGTTGGGCGCATTTTATCATTTCTGTGGAATGCATTTAAAAGAATAG
- the nagA gene encoding N-acetylglucosamine-6-phosphate deacetylase produces the protein MIIDNVYVYTANKIFVKGGIVLDGDKIMRVYEEEDAPKLTGNVIDGKGNYAIPGLIDLHFHGCKGDDVCDGDKEALGRIAEYEASVGVTAISPATMTLPVEELEHVLEVAAEYKKETNDFRKADLVGINMEGPFISHVKKGAQDEKNILPCSVEICDRFLKASNGLVKFIGLAPEESSNAIEFIQEVKDRVNVSLAHTNADYETAATAFAAGANHAVHLYNAMPEFTHRKPGVVGAVFDNKHVMAEIICDGIHIHPATIRATFRMMGADRMLLISDSIRATGMPDGQYTLGGQDVKVVGKRATLGNTDTIAGSATNLMDCMRTAVKQMGLPLEVAVGCATINPARSLDIDDQYGSIEAGKKAHVVLLDKELNLTAVIKDGVRIC, from the coding sequence ATGATCATTGATAATGTGTATGTGTATACTGCCAATAAGATTTTTGTAAAAGGCGGTATTGTTTTGGACGGAGATAAAATTATGCGGGTTTATGAAGAAGAGGATGCTCCGAAGCTGACGGGGAATGTGATTGACGGTAAAGGAAATTATGCAATCCCGGGACTGATCGATCTGCATTTTCATGGATGTAAGGGAGATGATGTTTGCGATGGTGACAAAGAAGCTCTGGGACGGATTGCTGAATATGAGGCATCCGTAGGCGTTACCGCAATCTCTCCGGCTACCATGACTTTACCAGTAGAAGAGCTGGAACATGTCCTCGAAGTTGCCGCAGAATATAAGAAAGAAACAAATGATTTCCGGAAGGCAGATCTGGTTGGCATTAATATGGAAGGCCCGTTTATCAGCCATGTGAAAAAAGGTGCTCAGGATGAAAAAAATATTCTTCCTTGCAGTGTGGAAATCTGTGACCGGTTCTTGAAAGCATCCAATGGGCTTGTGAAATTTATCGGGCTGGCTCCGGAAGAGAGCAGTAATGCAATTGAATTCATTCAGGAAGTAAAAGACCGGGTGAATGTTTCCCTTGCACATACCAATGCTGATTATGAAACTGCGGCGACTGCATTTGCGGCCGGAGCCAATCATGCGGTTCATCTGTACAACGCAATGCCTGAATTTACGCACCGGAAGCCGGGCGTAGTAGGGGCAGTATTTGACAATAAGCATGTAATGGCAGAAATTATCTGCGATGGGATACACATCCACCCAGCAACGATCCGGGCAACATTCCGGATGATGGGAGCAGACCGTATGCTCTTGATCAGTGACAGCATTCGGGCAACGGGAATGCCGGATGGTCAGTATACTCTCGGCGGGCAGGATGTAAAAGTGGTTGGAAAGAGGGCTACGCTTGGAAATACTGACACAATTGCTGGATCCGCAACAAACCTGATGGATTGTATGAGAACTGCGGTGAAACAGATGGGATTGCCTTTAGAAGTAGCTGTAGGCTGTGCAACTATCAATCCAGCCAGAAGTCTGGATATCGACGATCAGTATGGATCTATTGAAGCAGGAAAGAAGGCACATGTGGTTCTATTGGATAAAGAACTTAACCTGACTGCTGTGATTAAGGATGGAGTAAGAATCTGTTAA